The Kordia sp. SMS9 genome window below encodes:
- a CDS encoding ABC transporter substrate-binding protein, with product MIKLTMQHFQLILKQLSILCLLLIVVSCQQQNSQDRDHLVFRYNEHANITSLDPAFAKDQRNIWAVHQLFNGLVEMDTDLNVIPAIASSWKISEDALTYVFTLREDVQFHKHHLFGKDSTRTVTAFDFEYSFGRILDDKLASSGRWIFKSVESFKALDATTFKIQLKQPFPAFLSLLTMKYCSVVPKEIVEHYGNNFRSNPIGTGPFQFKIWEENTKLVLRRNPTYFEKDAQGKNLPYLEAIAITFLPDKQSEFLQFAQGNIDFLNSLDPSYQDEILNAAGKLRETYAEKVRMISGPYLNTEYLGIYIGDSTNVSSHHLLRKAMNYSFDREKMITYLRSGIGSPANHGFIPKGLPGFDNIKGFDYQPELAKKLVKQYSKETGNAAPEVSITTNGQYLNFCEYIQRALEKIGIKASVNVIPASTLRELRSKGELPIFRASWIADYPDAENYLSLFYSKNFTPNGPNYTRFKNAQFDEWYETALRETDATKRANIYTKMDSLLVSEAPIIPLYYDQVVRFTRKNVQGLGINALNLLELKRVRKMK from the coding sequence ATGATAAAATTAACGATGCAACATTTTCAGTTGATACTCAAGCAGCTATCAATTCTTTGTTTATTGTTGATTGTGGTTTCGTGTCAACAACAAAATTCACAAGACAGAGATCATTTAGTTTTCCGCTATAATGAGCATGCTAATATTACGTCTTTAGATCCTGCTTTTGCCAAAGATCAGCGCAATATTTGGGCAGTACATCAACTGTTTAATGGTTTGGTGGAAATGGACACTGATTTGAACGTGATTCCTGCCATTGCCAGCTCTTGGAAAATTTCAGAAGATGCGTTAACGTATGTGTTCACTTTGCGTGAAGATGTACAGTTTCACAAGCATCATTTGTTTGGGAAAGATAGTACACGTACTGTAACTGCGTTTGATTTTGAATATAGTTTTGGACGAATTTTAGATGATAAATTAGCGTCGAGCGGACGTTGGATTTTCAAGAGTGTTGAAAGCTTTAAAGCACTTGATGCGACAACGTTTAAAATTCAACTAAAACAGCCTTTTCCTGCGTTTTTAAGCTTATTGACGATGAAATATTGTTCGGTAGTTCCCAAAGAAATTGTGGAGCATTATGGCAATAATTTTAGATCCAATCCAATTGGAACTGGACCTTTTCAGTTTAAAATTTGGGAAGAAAACACAAAGCTTGTCTTGCGACGAAATCCAACTTATTTTGAAAAAGATGCACAAGGAAAAAATTTACCATATTTAGAAGCGATTGCCATTACTTTTTTGCCTGATAAACAGAGTGAGTTTTTACAATTTGCACAAGGAAATATTGACTTTTTAAACTCCCTTGATCCATCGTATCAAGATGAAATTTTGAATGCCGCAGGAAAGTTACGAGAAACCTATGCTGAAAAAGTACGCATGATTTCGGGACCATATTTAAACACCGAATATTTAGGAATTTATATTGGCGATAGTACCAATGTGTCCAGTCATCATTTGTTGCGAAAAGCGATGAATTATAGCTTTGATCGCGAGAAAATGATCACATATTTGCGAAGTGGTATTGGTTCGCCCGCCAATCATGGTTTTATCCCGAAAGGATTGCCTGGTTTTGACAACATTAAAGGATTTGACTACCAACCTGAATTGGCAAAAAAGTTAGTCAAACAATACAGTAAAGAAACAGGAAATGCAGCACCTGAAGTTTCTATCACCACCAACGGACAGTATTTGAATTTCTGCGAGTACATTCAGCGAGCGCTTGAAAAAATTGGTATCAAAGCCAGCGTAAACGTAATTCCAGCTTCTACCCTACGCGAATTGCGTTCCAAAGGTGAATTGCCCATTTTTAGAGCCAGTTGGATTGCCGATTATCCTGACGCTGAAAATTATTTATCATTGTTTTACAGCAAAAATTTCACGCCAAACGGCCCAAACTACACACGTTTTAAAAATGCACAATTCGACGAATGGTACGAAACGGCATTACGTGAAACGGATGCTACCAAACGTGCTAACATCTACACAAAAATGGATTCGCTCTTAGTTTCCGAAGCGCCAATAATTCCTTTGTATTACGATCAAGTAGTACGATTTACGCGAAAAAATGTACAAGGTTTGGGAATTAATGCTTTGAATTTGTTGGAGTTGAAACGCGTTCGGAAGATGAAATAA
- a CDS encoding ATP-binding protein: MKISEDISEKAFESAFTKAQSILSSFENKKENTQNSCTPSLELYTKTVLLLIDVYNEQKQYDSVAVYCAKIKNRTTDIEMLGDAELYIADKKIFEKKYFESIRLLHTALAYFEEANAVDKKVDTYLKLAEQYKKIRNFELSKEVDSILMNHYVHQQIPKTLQAQIYINNAQYKAFTGNNAEAIRLLKSLDIQNFIQDKKVLQTYYRVLKRRYIKADNIDSARVYMEKVYSIKNEEQPEDTAIKYIYLAMMELKLKQYQKALMYVNKAKTSNALQYVEQFDMIKLYKVEYLANEVLGNFNKAFQSLANYHEVRNSVKNFNLNLNASILNFKLHHDKKIRELKAKTEMSALVMKQKKQFYIFSTFFVSATIFILIFFFILQNRKKKRLKLQYENEKMKEVAEIKTDFIENLSHEIRTPITIITGYLRMISNNTMDYSKIVKYSDLTIRNNEQIIEMLNNSLTLLKLDRSPLVHKCTTEKMEGFLRESIYAFQGVSEIKNVAIYYKSNIKLDQVLDFYYEDLKKILNNILSNALKFTNPGKGIYVHTFINKKGLTVFVKDEGIGIDKEEQKLIFDRFYQTKNNLSNGGFGIGLSLVYELVKKLNGTITLDSEKNVGSIFTIQLPLAIQNHALYTEEKSTDYVNICNETVVESSAITNLPKILIVDDNIEMIGYLKELLSPTLNCTFAFDGKQAVSFALKTKYDIVLTDLGMPVLDGCELKSALDKVDGYETVPFLVMTASAEEYLENNKAALGINDYLTKPFKAIELITRINYHLDTNIYRQQLQSTDDEKIEYNGAYADFMEKINTVIQKNMSNSDFTIQDLAASCGYSYKQFRQIVQEKTGMKSVQIILEVRLRKAYDLIVNNNYENISEILYAVGLNSRSYFNKVFVKRFGLKPSELIKKCKIQKRAS; this comes from the coding sequence GTGAAAATTTCAGAGGATATATCTGAAAAAGCTTTTGAAAGTGCTTTTACAAAAGCTCAAAGTATATTGAGTTCCTTTGAAAATAAAAAAGAAAATACTCAAAACAGTTGTACGCCATCTTTAGAGTTGTACACAAAAACAGTATTACTTTTGATAGACGTCTACAATGAGCAAAAGCAATATGACTCAGTTGCTGTTTATTGTGCTAAAATTAAAAATAGAACTACTGATATTGAGATGTTGGGCGATGCAGAGTTGTATATTGCCGATAAAAAAATATTTGAAAAAAAGTATTTTGAATCTATTCGTTTGTTACATACTGCGTTGGCATATTTTGAAGAAGCAAATGCGGTGGACAAGAAAGTAGATACCTATTTAAAACTCGCTGAACAATATAAAAAAATTAGAAATTTCGAATTGTCAAAAGAAGTTGATTCTATACTGATGAATCACTATGTGCATCAACAAATACCTAAGACTTTACAAGCTCAAATTTACATCAATAACGCACAATATAAAGCTTTTACAGGTAATAATGCGGAAGCTATCAGGTTGCTAAAATCTTTAGATATTCAAAACTTTATACAGGATAAAAAGGTATTGCAAACGTATTATCGAGTGTTGAAAAGACGCTATATTAAAGCAGATAATATCGATTCCGCTCGTGTTTACATGGAAAAAGTGTACAGCATCAAAAATGAAGAACAGCCCGAAGATACAGCTATCAAATACATCTATTTGGCAATGATGGAATTAAAATTGAAACAATATCAAAAGGCATTAATGTATGTTAACAAGGCAAAAACAAGCAATGCTTTGCAATACGTAGAGCAGTTTGATATGATAAAACTTTACAAAGTAGAATACTTAGCCAATGAGGTACTTGGAAATTTTAACAAAGCGTTTCAGTCTTTAGCCAACTATCACGAAGTACGGAATTCAGTAAAAAATTTCAACCTAAATCTCAATGCTTCTATTTTAAACTTTAAACTACATCACGACAAAAAAATAAGAGAATTAAAAGCCAAAACCGAGATGAGTGCTTTGGTAATGAAACAAAAAAAGCAATTCTACATTTTTTCCACCTTTTTTGTTTCTGCGACAATATTTATCCTCATCTTCTTTTTTATTCTTCAAAACCGTAAAAAGAAACGATTAAAATTGCAATATGAAAACGAGAAAATGAAGGAAGTTGCCGAAATCAAAACTGACTTTATTGAAAATTTATCACACGAAATCCGAACGCCTATTACCATTATAACGGGCTACTTGCGTATGATATCTAACAATACAATGGATTATTCAAAAATTGTAAAATATTCAGATTTGACCATTCGAAATAATGAACAAATTATAGAGATGCTGAATAATTCATTAACACTTTTAAAATTAGATAGAAGTCCGTTAGTGCATAAGTGTACTACTGAAAAAATGGAAGGTTTTTTAAGAGAAAGTATCTATGCGTTTCAAGGAGTTTCTGAAATTAAAAATGTGGCTATTTATTACAAATCCAACATCAAACTAGACCAAGTACTAGATTTTTATTACGAAGATTTGAAAAAAATACTAAACAACATTTTGTCAAATGCTTTAAAGTTTACCAATCCAGGAAAGGGAATTTACGTGCATACTTTTATCAATAAAAAAGGTTTAACTGTGTTCGTTAAAGATGAAGGTATCGGAATTGATAAAGAAGAACAAAAACTCATCTTTGATCGTTTTTATCAAACCAAAAATAATCTTTCCAACGGCGGATTTGGAATTGGTTTATCCTTAGTGTATGAATTGGTCAAAAAACTAAACGGAACAATCACATTGGATAGTGAAAAAAATGTCGGAAGTATTTTTACCATACAACTGCCTTTAGCCATTCAAAATCATGCACTATACACTGAAGAAAAAAGTACGGATTATGTCAATATTTGTAATGAAACTGTAGTGGAATCGTCCGCCATTACAAATCTCCCCAAAATATTAATAGTTGATGATAATATTGAAATGATTGGTTATTTGAAAGAATTATTGTCTCCAACTCTCAACTGTACCTTTGCTTTTGATGGAAAACAAGCGGTATCATTTGCACTAAAAACAAAGTATGATATTGTTTTGACCGACTTAGGAATGCCAGTTTTGGACGGATGTGAATTAAAATCAGCGTTAGATAAAGTAGATGGCTATGAAACGGTTCCGTTTTTGGTAATGACCGCTTCCGCAGAAGAATATTTAGAAAATAATAAAGCAGCACTTGGTATTAATGATTATCTCACAAAGCCATTTAAAGCCATTGAACTCATCACAAGAATAAATTATCATTTAGATACAAACATTTACAGACAACAATTGCAAAGTACAGATGATGAAAAGATTGAATACAATGGTGCGTATGCCGACTTTATGGAAAAAATAAATACAGTCATCCAAAAAAATATGAGTAACAGTGACTTTACCATTCAAGATTTAGCGGCTTCTTGTGGCTATTCATATAAACAGTTTCGACAAATTGTTCAAGAAAAAACAGGAATGAAATCTGTACAAATCATTTTAGAAGTTCGTTTGCGAAAAGCCTATGACTTGATTGTTAATAATAATTACGAAAATATTAGTGAAATTTTATATGCTGTCGGATTAAACAGTAGATCATACTTCAACAAAGTCTTTGTAAAGCGTTTTGGACTCAAACCTAGCGAATTGATTAAAAAGTGTAAAATTCAAAAGAGAGCTTCTTAA
- a CDS encoding DUF6438 domain-containing protein, producing the protein MKTTLLSIIVLALISCDASTKEFVGSSWKVVELKNSGTTVKVTDAIILKVNSDTEFSLKLDVNNCFGTYSITGKSNIKLQGLACTEMCCDSEFSKAVVAALYKVSTIKLTKDEAILSSDDVKITFKRQKVLSPKEMKATNTSEKFMGKEKIPTEETTNVGMFENPNKVEETPEMVVPKGDFIELYKSPCKGTCEEFTMQFYEDGTVVYTGKFNAQVQGKHAVKLAPSKVKSLFNDFEQSNFMSFQDKYDDPKIMDIQNTYLTYKGKKIHIRYKYNAPKELQTLLEKVETQAKSALEQLKKK; encoded by the coding sequence ATGAAAACAACACTACTCTCTATAATAGTCCTTGCTTTAATTAGCTGCGACGCTTCTACCAAAGAATTTGTGGGAAGCTCCTGGAAAGTCGTTGAATTGAAAAATAGCGGAACTACTGTAAAAGTTACGGATGCCATTATTTTAAAGGTAAATAGCGATACTGAATTTTCATTAAAGTTAGATGTAAATAATTGTTTCGGTACCTACAGCATCACAGGGAAAAGTAACATTAAACTTCAAGGATTGGCTTGTACTGAAATGTGTTGCGATTCAGAATTTTCAAAAGCAGTGGTAGCAGCGTTGTATAAAGTTTCTACCATTAAGTTAACGAAAGATGAAGCAATCCTTTCTTCTGATGATGTCAAAATTACATTCAAGCGCCAGAAAGTATTATCACCAAAGGAAATGAAGGCAACGAATACTAGCGAAAAATTTATGGGAAAAGAAAAAATACCTACGGAAGAAACGACCAATGTTGGCATGTTTGAAAATCCAAATAAAGTAGAAGAAACTCCGGAAATGGTAGTTCCAAAAGGAGATTTTATCGAATTGTATAAATCGCCCTGCAAAGGAACTTGTGAAGAGTTTACTATGCAATTTTATGAAGACGGAACGGTTGTGTACACAGGAAAATTCAATGCACAAGTACAGGGAAAACATGCTGTAAAACTAGCGCCAAGTAAAGTGAAGTCACTTTTCAATGATTTTGAGCAATCGAACTTTATGAGTTTTCAAGACAAATATGACGATCCAAAAATTATGGACATTCAAAATACGTATTTGACGTATAAAGGAAAAAAGATTCACATTCGTTACAAATACAACGCGCCAAAAGAATTACAAACGCTGTTGGAAAAAGTAGAAACACAAGCGAAATCAGCGTTGGAGCAATTGAAAAAAAAATAG
- a CDS encoding GNAT family N-acetyltransferase, giving the protein MDNALVINDNEFLRQFEHKTDHGMAKIEYSLQERKIFLTKLIVPEELDDVDFKNTFIKTVLDSIQERNLRVVPTSPRIASFLRKHKEYKDLLPVGVRI; this is encoded by the coding sequence ATGGATAATGCATTAGTTATCAATGATAACGAATTTTTACGTCAATTTGAACACAAGACAGATCACGGAATGGCAAAGATCGAGTATTCATTACAAGAGCGTAAAATATTTTTAACAAAATTAATCGTTCCCGAAGAGCTGGATGATGTAGATTTTAAAAATACATTTATTAAAACAGTTCTCGACAGTATTCAAGAACGAAACTTGAGAGTTGTACCAACTAGTCCAAGAATCGCTAGTTTTTTACGAAAACACAAAGAGTATAAAGATTTACTGCCAGTTGGCGTTCGCATCTAA
- the mtaB gene encoding tRNA (N(6)-L-threonylcarbamoyladenosine(37)-C(2))-methylthiotransferase MtaB: protein MNDRKKVAFYTLGCKLNFSETSTIARNFQEEGYDKVDFSEHADMYVINTCSVTENADKRFKTIVKQAQKVNPDAFVAAVGCYAQLKPEELAAVDGVDLVLGATEKFKLTDYINDLLSRPERSRGIGEVHSCEIEEADFYVGSYSIGDRTRAFLKVQDGCDYKCTYCTIPLARGISRSDTLENVLKNAKEISEQDIKEIVLTGVNIGDYGKGEFGNKKHEHTFLELVQELDKVEGIERLRISSIEPNLLKNETIDFVSKSNTFVPHFHIPLQSGSNTLLRLMRRRYMRELYVDRVTQIKETMPDACIGVDVIVGFPGETDEIFLETYNFLTELNISYLHVFTYSERENTVAAEMDNVVPQNVRKKRSKMLRGLSVKKRRAFYESQIGNTKTVLFEGENKEGYIHGFTENYVKVKAPWNPELVNTLHEITLTKIDDDGMVRFDFVDETVAFS, encoded by the coding sequence ATGAACGATAGAAAAAAAGTTGCTTTTTACACGCTAGGTTGCAAACTGAATTTTTCAGAAACTTCTACGATTGCACGAAACTTTCAAGAAGAAGGTTATGACAAGGTAGATTTTTCCGAACACGCAGATATGTATGTGATTAATACGTGTAGCGTGACGGAAAATGCGGATAAACGCTTTAAAACCATCGTAAAACAGGCACAAAAGGTAAATCCGGATGCGTTTGTGGCAGCAGTTGGATGTTATGCGCAATTGAAACCTGAAGAATTGGCAGCAGTTGATGGTGTGGATTTGGTATTGGGCGCGACGGAAAAGTTCAAGCTCACTGATTATATTAATGATTTGTTGAGTCGTCCCGAGCGGAGTCGAGGGATTGGAGAAGTACATTCCTGCGAAATTGAAGAAGCTGATTTTTATGTAGGAAGTTATTCCATTGGCGATCGTACACGTGCTTTTTTGAAAGTGCAAGATGGTTGTGATTATAAATGTACTTATTGTACCATTCCGCTTGCCAGAGGAATTTCTCGAAGTGACACCTTGGAAAATGTATTGAAAAATGCCAAAGAGATTTCGGAACAAGATATTAAAGAAATCGTGCTAACAGGCGTGAATATTGGCGATTATGGAAAAGGTGAATTTGGCAATAAAAAACACGAACATACTTTTTTAGAACTCGTACAAGAATTAGATAAAGTGGAAGGCATTGAGCGTTTGCGAATTTCCTCAATTGAACCGAATTTGTTGAAGAACGAAACGATTGATTTCGTGTCAAAAAGCAATACTTTTGTACCACATTTTCACATTCCCTTACAGAGTGGAAGCAATACGTTGTTACGTTTGATGCGTCGCAGATACATGCGTGAATTGTATGTAGATCGCGTGACGCAAATAAAAGAAACCATGCCAGATGCCTGTATTGGCGTGGATGTTATTGTGGGATTTCCAGGCGAAACCGACGAAATTTTCTTAGAAACCTACAACTTTTTAACTGAATTGAATATTTCGTATTTACATGTGTTTACCTATTCCGAACGCGAAAATACAGTCGCTGCCGAAATGGACAATGTGGTGCCGCAAAATGTGCGTAAAAAACGCAGTAAAATGTTGCGCGGTTTGTCTGTAAAAAAGCGTAGAGCGTTTTATGAAAGTCAAATTGGGAATACAAAAACTGTTTTATTTGAAGGTGAAAATAAAGAAGGATACATTCACGGGTTTACCGAAAACTACGTAAAAGTAAAAGCACCGTGGAATCCGGAATTGGTCAATACACTTCACGAAATTACGCTAACTAAAATTGACGATGACGGCATGGTACGTTTCGACTTTGTAGACGAAACGGTGGCGTTTAGTTAA
- a CDS encoding lytic transglycosylase domain-containing protein: protein MRTLKNGFAFLGLIFLGVLLMNAVAQDAAFTTENESKITKPSAKSVVNDVNDYNIYALEVPETLEFAGEKVPLQLPDIKERMDRELLVNTYWQSNGLLLFKRANKYFPIIEPILKEYGVPDDFKYLAVIESGLQNVTSPAGARGFWQIMKTTGRENGLEINKNVDERYHLEKATRVACKYLLDAKQRFGNWTSAAAAYNAGNAGVARRMEDQQVDSYYDLLLGQETGRYLFRVIAIKEIFTNAKKYGFNFDEKHLYTYIPTYKVEVDSVVTNFASFAKKFGINYKILKIHNPWLRENKLNNKSKKLYKIAIPEKGYYPTK, encoded by the coding sequence ATGCGTACACTCAAAAACGGATTTGCCTTTTTAGGATTAATTTTTCTTGGAGTTTTACTGATGAATGCTGTTGCACAAGATGCAGCTTTTACCACAGAAAACGAGTCAAAAATAACGAAACCTTCTGCGAAATCAGTTGTGAATGATGTCAACGATTACAATATATATGCGTTGGAAGTTCCAGAAACCTTAGAATTTGCAGGCGAAAAAGTGCCGTTGCAATTGCCAGACATTAAAGAACGTATGGACAGAGAATTGTTGGTTAATACCTATTGGCAATCTAATGGTTTGCTATTATTCAAGCGTGCCAACAAATACTTTCCGATTATTGAACCGATTTTAAAAGAATATGGCGTTCCAGACGATTTTAAATACTTAGCTGTCATTGAAAGTGGATTGCAAAATGTCACCTCTCCAGCAGGCGCAAGAGGTTTTTGGCAAATTATGAAAACCACAGGACGCGAAAACGGGTTAGAAATTAATAAAAACGTAGACGAACGTTATCATTTGGAAAAAGCAACACGTGTGGCGTGTAAATATTTGCTAGATGCTAAACAACGTTTTGGCAATTGGACTTCTGCCGCAGCAGCATACAATGCAGGAAATGCCGGAGTTGCGCGTCGTATGGAAGACCAACAAGTGGATTCGTATTACGATTTATTACTAGGGCAAGAAACAGGACGTTACTTATTTAGAGTCATTGCGATCAAAGAAATCTTTACCAATGCTAAAAAATACGGTTTCAACTTTGATGAAAAGCATTTATACACCTACATTCCAACCTACAAAGTGGAAGTAGATAGTGTGGTAACAAATTTTGCAAGTTTTGCGAAGAAATTCGGTATCAACTATAAAATCTTAAAAATTCACAATCCGTGGTTGCGCGAAAACAAGTTGAATAACAAATCAAAAAAGTTATATAAAATTGCGATTCCTGAAAAAGGATATTATCCGACGAAATAA
- a CDS encoding alpha/beta fold hydrolase, with product MKVSKIHVYFMPGMAANPTIFKYIKLPEDQFDVHYLAWFLPEKDETLSQYASRMAANVKHDNIVLVGVSFGGILVQEMAQYLNVKKIFVISSVKSKHELPRRMKFARATKAYKLLPTSLVNNMEVLRKFAFGDLATKRLDLYEEYLSVRDKDYLDWSIAQIVNWNQEEPLPNTIHIHGDKDLVFPIQHISDCIPIKGGTHIMILNKFKWFNENLPKLITE from the coding sequence ATGAAAGTAAGTAAAATACACGTTTATTTTATGCCAGGGATGGCTGCTAACCCTACAATTTTCAAGTATATTAAACTTCCAGAAGACCAGTTTGACGTTCATTATTTAGCTTGGTTTTTACCTGAAAAAGACGAGACGTTGTCACAGTATGCATCGCGAATGGCAGCAAATGTGAAGCATGATAATATTGTTTTAGTCGGTGTTTCCTTTGGCGGAATTTTGGTGCAAGAAATGGCACAGTATCTCAATGTCAAAAAAATTTTTGTGATTTCAAGTGTAAAAAGCAAGCACGAATTACCGCGCAGAATGAAATTTGCACGTGCCACAAAAGCCTATAAACTCTTGCCTACGAGCTTGGTAAACAATATGGAGGTCTTACGAAAATTTGCTTTTGGCGATTTGGCAACCAAGCGATTGGATTTATATGAAGAATACTTATCGGTTCGTGATAAGGATTATTTAGATTGGTCTATTGCCCAAATTGTCAATTGGAATCAAGAAGAACCGTTGCCCAATACCATTCACATTCACGGCGATAAAGATTTGGTCTTTCCTATACAGCATATTTCAGATTGTATTCCTATCAAAGGAGGCACACATATTATGATTCTAAATAAATTCAAATGGTTCAATGAAAATTTACCAAAATTGATCACAGAATAG